Proteins from a genomic interval of Maniola hyperantus chromosome 1, iAphHyp1.2, whole genome shotgun sequence:
- the Mpp6 gene encoding M-phase phosphoprotein 6 gives MAARKKLQLPKSVLEMKFMKKTKERLEKELENTLGHEDLYSNIITNEMRHATGNYISESSFVFCEDLIEGRVSFKGMNPEIERIMESENKQNDCDGEMQKDISDEILAKKMNRFNKRKRPLSQSKYNVPKKRK, from the coding sequence ATGGCAGCTAGAAAAAAACTACAGCTACCCAAATCGGTTTTGGAAATGAAATTCATGAAGAAAACAAAGGAAAGGCTTGAAAAAGAATTGGAAAACACTCTTGGCCATGAGGATTTGTACTCCAATATAATTACTAATGAAATGCGACATGCTACTGGAAATTATATTTCTGAATcaagttttgttttttgtgaagaCCTAATAGAAGGTAGAGTATCTTTCAAAGGCATGAACCCTGAAATAGAGAGAATAATGGAATCTGAAAATAAACAGAATGATTGCGATGGTGAAATGCAAAAGGATATTTCTGACGAGATTTTGGCTAAAAAGATGAACAGGTTCAACAAAAGAAAAAGACCATTAAGTCAAAGCAAATATAACGTACCTAAGAAaaggaaatga